Proteins found in one Allorhizobium pseudoryzae genomic segment:
- a CDS encoding heparinase II/III family protein, with protein MLLAERRRRLALGLTEAQRRLCRRLLPVRMTATRVGMTVPERLVVAPTDLRAADPFIAQEIMAGRFPLAGRVFETEEDNPFLEPLPSRAFAERLHSFAWLRHIRALRKDEARVQARHLLNAWMQIHGRKISVPAWEPHVAAERMIALLSHSPVVLQGAEGGFYRRFMRCIACHRHFLRKAVACLPPTETRLRIHIALAMATLAIPSPEKVIRREGARLDRELELQILADGGHVSRNPRTALEILLDLLPLRQTYINLGYDVPQKLIPTIDRIYPALRFFRHQDGDLALFNGASATPAAELSAVLRYDETGGKPFKALPHCHYHRLTAGETTILVDTGRPLSPDLSRGAHAGYLCFEFSAGRSRFIVNAGAPKFAGRTYRQLSRATAAHSTVTLGETSSARIATSRLLGPLLLDGARDFSVQRWEDTYGNDWLKASHDGYVMPFGYVHQREIGLAAKGHRVKGHDHFFVPEGAEGKQVTGTARFHIHPSVLLSRVDAETISMEGADGEVWLFAAPGLEVGIEEDVFFADVSGMRPSQQLVIDFELPGTSDLRWMLKQQV; from the coding sequence ATGCTGCTGGCTGAGCGCCGACGACGTCTAGCTCTGGGACTGACAGAGGCGCAGCGGCGCCTTTGCCGCCGGCTGCTGCCCGTGCGCATGACAGCAACCCGCGTCGGCATGACCGTTCCGGAGCGACTGGTGGTGGCGCCGACGGATCTCAGGGCCGCAGACCCGTTCATTGCTCAGGAAATCATGGCAGGACGTTTCCCGCTCGCCGGCCGGGTGTTCGAAACGGAGGAGGATAATCCCTTCCTCGAGCCCCTGCCGTCGCGCGCCTTTGCCGAGCGGCTGCACTCCTTTGCCTGGCTGCGACATATCCGGGCGCTGCGCAAGGACGAAGCGCGCGTCCAGGCCCGCCACCTGCTGAACGCCTGGATGCAGATCCACGGCCGCAAGATCTCCGTCCCCGCCTGGGAACCGCACGTGGCGGCAGAGCGGATGATTGCGCTGCTCTCCCATTCGCCCGTCGTGCTGCAGGGGGCGGAAGGCGGCTTTTATCGACGTTTCATGCGATGCATCGCCTGCCATCGACATTTCCTGCGCAAGGCGGTGGCCTGCCTGCCACCGACGGAAACGCGGCTCCGGATCCATATCGCGCTGGCCATGGCGACGCTGGCCATTCCCTCCCCGGAAAAGGTCATCCGCCGCGAAGGGGCAAGGCTGGACCGAGAACTGGAACTGCAGATCCTGGCCGATGGCGGCCATGTGTCCCGCAATCCGCGGACGGCCCTCGAAATCCTGCTCGATCTTTTGCCGCTCCGGCAGACCTACATCAATCTGGGATACGACGTTCCGCAAAAGCTGATCCCGACCATCGACCGGATCTATCCGGCGCTGCGTTTCTTCCGCCATCAGGATGGCGATCTGGCACTCTTCAACGGGGCAAGCGCCACGCCGGCGGCCGAACTGTCCGCCGTTCTCCGCTACGATGAGACGGGCGGCAAACCCTTCAAGGCCCTGCCCCACTGCCATTATCACCGGCTGACGGCGGGCGAGACGACGATCCTTGTCGATACCGGCCGACCGCTATCGCCCGATCTCTCGCGCGGCGCGCATGCCGGCTATCTGTGTTTCGAATTCTCCGCCGGACGCAGCCGGTTCATCGTCAATGCCGGCGCCCCGAAATTCGCCGGCCGCACCTATCGGCAGCTGTCGCGCGCCACCGCCGCCCATTCGACGGTGACACTGGGAGAAACCTCGTCCGCGCGGATCGCCACATCCCGCCTGCTCGGCCCCCTGCTTCTGGATGGTGCCCGAGATTTTTCCGTGCAGCGCTGGGAGGATACCTATGGCAATGACTGGCTGAAGGCCTCGCATGACGGCTATGTTATGCCCTTCGGTTATGTGCACCAGCGCGAGATCGGACTTGCCGCCAAGGGTCACAGGGTCAAGGGGCACGACCACTTCTTCGTGCCGGAGGGTGCCGAAGGAAAGCAGGTCACCGGCACCGCCCGTTTCCATATCCATCCCTCCGTCCTTCTGTCGCGCGTCGATGCCGAGACGATTTCCATGGAAGGCGCGGACGGCGAGGTCTGGCTGTTTGCCGCACCCGGTCTGGAGGTGGGCATCGAGGAGGATGTCTTTTTTGCCGATGTCTCCGGCATGCGCCCCAGCCAGCAACTGGTCATCGATTTCGAGCTGCCCGGCACCTCTGACCTCCGCTGGATGCTGAAGCAGCAGGTTTGA